In Legionella lytica, one genomic interval encodes:
- a CDS encoding helix-turn-helix transcriptional regulator has product MSRTQRLFDLIQILRRYRYPISGQQLADELDVSLRTIYRDIATLQTQGASIEGEPGMGYVLRPGFMLPPLMFSEEEIEALVLGSRWVARRADKKLRLAATNVLAKISAVLPEDLRHQLEFSGLLIGPAKTAIEHNDKNEALIRHAIRKEYKLQMTYVDVKGDESQRVLWPLALGFFEEVHVIVAWCELRSDFRHFRTDRIVTLAPLEIRYPKRRQTLLQKWREAHNIPEQ; this is encoded by the coding sequence TTGTCTCGAACCCAACGACTTTTTGATCTAATCCAGATATTGCGGCGCTACCGATATCCCATTAGTGGGCAACAATTAGCTGATGAGCTTGATGTAAGTCTACGGACAATTTATCGAGACATTGCTACGTTACAAACCCAAGGCGCCTCCATCGAAGGAGAACCGGGTATGGGCTATGTATTACGCCCGGGATTTATGTTGCCTCCCCTTATGTTTTCTGAAGAAGAAATTGAAGCTTTAGTACTGGGTTCACGCTGGGTAGCCCGTAGAGCCGATAAGAAATTAAGGCTTGCAGCAACCAATGTCCTGGCTAAAATATCTGCAGTCCTTCCAGAGGATCTGCGACACCAGCTTGAGTTTTCAGGCTTACTGATTGGACCTGCCAAAACAGCAATAGAACATAATGACAAAAACGAAGCCTTAATTCGTCATGCAATCCGTAAAGAATACAAGCTGCAAATGACCTATGTTGATGTCAAAGGAGATGAGTCGCAACGTGTACTCTGGCCATTGGCTCTTGGTTTTTTTGAAGAAGTCCATGTTATTGTTGCCTGGTGCGAATTGCGCTCAGATTTCCGCCATTTTCGCACGGATAGAATTGTCACATTAGCACCGTTAGAAATCCGCTATCCCAAACGACGGC
- a CDS encoding FAD-dependent oxidoreductase, whose amino-acid sequence MSKVADFLLIGGGLAGVFAANVLRREGETGKIVILSTEEYLPYFRMQIPKAFLLGKQTKEQLYIFDEHYYQKNNIEIILNTKAQALDTKNKRVKTAHAGEFHYKKLLIATGCSPKKITIPGAKLPGVHYLRTIDDAEAIIKEMEAAKKVIIYGDSYLTIELASTLSQKGIRVTIITPEFDTGNFKVCTEIAHFLTNNGVEVILGEKITKIEGSERAQSVKTNTGKKVSCDFIIVDMGLKPNTDFLNESGIELDTDHSILVNQHMQTNIPDIYAAGDVVTFYDPIFEKFRKTRYGDTAIKQGKIAAANMSGARHYNRTASYLFFYAFGTAIIIIGDASDATELLVRGFPKEKNFANLYLKNNILQGAILIGRPTTEIKAAESLIENHTDLKPVKEQLIDLSFPLEPLATQTLIALQGGGAFGAFECGVIRAMEELEIYPDIVAGISIGAFNAAIVAGNPRNATAALEAFWNDLALETPEIFDEQSRRFLSYLQAIIWGSPNFFHPRWLSPFMNLNEISAHCTSFYDTDPVKKLLHKYVDFKKLKSSPVRLLVMAVNVETSEFETFDSYTDDFTPEHIIASGSLPPAFPWTTIGGKHYWDGGIVTNTPLDSALEICGWSGKKVYVVDVYPKKRGLPKNIVEVLSRKNEILFAEKMRKDFRTQDLIGDYKKLIEFILAYCDPEAIKEITELPIFIQIMGDPGVLSVTRIMLQTEKEGLYSWDSDFSRKTIEELKVKGYDTAKKILNQ is encoded by the coding sequence ATGAGCAAGGTTGCTGATTTTTTACTCATCGGCGGGGGATTAGCTGGTGTTTTTGCCGCAAATGTTCTTAGACGAGAAGGCGAAACAGGTAAAATTGTCATACTGTCAACAGAAGAGTATCTTCCTTATTTTCGCATGCAAATTCCCAAAGCGTTTCTTCTTGGAAAACAAACAAAAGAGCAATTATATATATTCGATGAGCACTACTATCAAAAGAATAATATCGAAATTATTTTGAATACCAAAGCACAGGCCCTTGATACAAAAAATAAACGTGTCAAAACGGCGCATGCTGGAGAATTTCACTATAAGAAGCTACTTATTGCAACAGGATGTAGTCCTAAAAAAATTACCATCCCAGGTGCAAAATTACCGGGAGTACATTATCTAAGAACAATTGACGATGCTGAAGCAATTATTAAAGAAATGGAGGCCGCAAAAAAGGTCATTATTTATGGTGATAGTTATCTTACGATAGAGCTTGCTTCTACTTTGAGCCAAAAAGGGATCAGGGTAACCATTATTACTCCAGAGTTTGATACAGGAAATTTCAAAGTTTGTACGGAGATTGCTCATTTTCTTACGAACAATGGAGTAGAAGTTATCCTCGGGGAAAAAATTACCAAAATTGAGGGTAGTGAGCGTGCTCAATCAGTAAAAACGAATACAGGAAAAAAGGTCTCTTGTGACTTTATCATTGTCGACATGGGCTTAAAGCCGAACACAGACTTTCTTAATGAGAGCGGTATTGAGCTTGATACTGATCATAGCATTTTAGTGAATCAGCATATGCAAACCAACATCCCTGATATTTATGCGGCTGGTGATGTAGTTACATTTTATGATCCAATCTTCGAAAAATTTCGTAAAACGCGATATGGTGATACGGCAATTAAGCAAGGAAAAATTGCCGCAGCGAATATGTCAGGTGCCAGACACTACAACCGTACCGCATCCTATTTATTTTTCTATGCCTTTGGTACTGCAATTATCATTATCGGCGATGCAAGTGACGCTACTGAGCTTTTAGTAAGAGGTTTTCCTAAAGAGAAGAACTTCGCCAATCTTTATTTAAAAAATAACATACTTCAAGGCGCCATTTTAATTGGACGTCCTACGACTGAAATTAAAGCGGCCGAATCACTTATTGAAAATCACACCGATTTAAAACCAGTTAAAGAGCAACTTATTGATCTCTCATTTCCTCTGGAACCTCTTGCAACCCAAACGCTTATTGCGCTTCAAGGTGGCGGTGCCTTTGGTGCTTTTGAGTGTGGGGTAATTAGGGCAATGGAAGAATTGGAAATTTATCCTGACATTGTGGCAGGTATATCAATAGGTGCATTTAATGCAGCGATTGTTGCAGGGAATCCACGAAATGCAACTGCGGCATTAGAAGCATTTTGGAATGATCTTGCATTAGAGACTCCCGAAATTTTCGATGAGCAATCAAGAAGATTTTTATCCTATTTGCAAGCCATTATTTGGGGCTCACCAAATTTTTTTCATCCACGATGGCTCTCTCCTTTTATGAATTTAAATGAGATTTCTGCGCATTGTACTAGTTTTTATGACACCGATCCGGTAAAAAAACTCCTTCATAAGTACGTTGATTTTAAAAAACTAAAGAGTAGTCCGGTTCGTTTGCTCGTTATGGCAGTGAATGTCGAAACCTCTGAGTTTGAAACTTTTGATAGTTATACTGATGATTTTACCCCTGAGCACATTATTGCTAGTGGAAGTTTGCCTCCAGCATTTCCATGGACAACCATTGGTGGAAAACATTATTGGGATGGAGGAATTGTTACGAATACTCCTCTTGATTCCGCCCTTGAAATTTGTGGCTGGAGCGGTAAAAAAGTTTATGTGGTTGATGTGTATCCAAAAAAACGAGGTCTTCCGAAAAATATCGTTGAAGTGCTTTCTAGAAAAAACGAGATTTTATTTGCTGAAAAGATGAGAAAAGATTTTCGCACTCAAGATCTAATTGGTGATTATAAAAAGCTGATTGAGTTTATTTTAGCTTATTGCGATCCGGAGGCAATTAAGGAAATTACGGAATTACCTATATTTATTCAAATAATGGGCGATCCCGGTGTATTGTCCGTCACCAGGATTATGCTGCAAACAGAAAAAGAAGGTTTGTATTCATGGGATTCCGATTTCTCAAGAAAAACAATCGAAGAGCTTAAAGTCAAAGGTTATGACACGGCTAAAAAAATACTTAATCAATAG
- a CDS encoding GNAT family N-acetyltransferase, translating into MSKLPITLRKLKEADLIECISLFQNTIHNINARDYSAAQLEAWAPKTTLEVTDRWKTLLKNVAYVAEYNQDIVGFGDLTHEGYLDRLFVHHEYQGHGIAAAIVKKLEACAYEMNIQEIAVEASITAKPFFERYGFTTVKEQQVEIRGVELTNFLMGKSLHKELE; encoded by the coding sequence ATGTCTAAATTACCCATCACGTTACGCAAGCTCAAAGAAGCCGATCTAATTGAATGTATTTCACTTTTTCAAAATACAATCCACAACATTAATGCAAGGGATTACTCTGCCGCACAACTCGAAGCCTGGGCTCCTAAAACAACTCTGGAGGTCACTGATCGTTGGAAAACCTTATTAAAAAATGTGGCTTATGTTGCTGAATATAATCAGGATATCGTTGGATTTGGCGATTTAACACATGAAGGGTACCTAGACAGATTATTTGTGCATCATGAATATCAAGGACATGGAATTGCTGCAGCTATTGTAAAAAAGCTAGAAGCTTGCGCGTATGAAATGAATATTCAAGAGATTGCTGTAGAAGCAAGCATTACAGCAAAACCTTTTTTTGAAAGATACGGTTTTACTACAGTTAAAGAACAACAAGTCGAGATTCGTGGAGTAGAATTAACTAATTTTTTAATGGGAAAATCGCTACACAAAGAACTTGAATAA
- a CDS encoding DNA-3-methyladenine glycosylase I, translating to MKRCGWVDENKPHYVEYHDTEWGVPVHDDIKHFEMLTLEGAQAGLSWETILKRRDAYRQAFKQFDPNTVVQMTDNELEALLTDSNIIRNRLKVFSVRKNAQAFLAIQKEFSSFDAYVWSFVNNTPRINHPKSLKEVPASTPESDALSKDLKKRGMSFVGSTIIYAYMQAIGMVDDHITDCFRCSK from the coding sequence ATGAAAAGATGTGGCTGGGTGGACGAAAACAAACCTCATTATGTAGAGTACCATGACACGGAGTGGGGTGTTCCGGTACATGATGATATTAAACATTTCGAAATGCTCACCTTAGAAGGAGCCCAAGCAGGTCTTTCTTGGGAAACGATTTTAAAACGACGAGATGCCTATCGACAGGCTTTTAAGCAATTTGATCCCAATACCGTAGTACAAATGACCGATAATGAGCTGGAGGCACTACTAACCGATTCAAACATTATCCGCAATCGCCTCAAAGTATTTTCCGTACGAAAAAATGCCCAAGCATTCCTAGCAATTCAAAAGGAGTTTAGTTCCTTCGACGCCTATGTTTGGAGTTTTGTTAACAATACGCCCAGAATTAACCACCCCAAATCCTTAAAAGAAGTCCCCGCATCAACTCCTGAATCCGATGCCTTATCTAAAGATTTAAAGAAACGAGGCATGAGTTTCGTAGGGTCCACCATCATCTACGCCTACATGCAAGCAATCGGCATGGTCGACGATCACATAACCGACTGCTTCCGCTGTTCGAAATAA
- a CDS encoding GNAT family N-acetyltransferase codes for MMSLFLETKNLIINTPALSDFNDLYALQSDADVMKYIGQGVRTEAEVLSGLEKAIAHYQKHNFSLGSVFAKESKVFVGRAGLIYLAYDDSQPDIEVGYALTKNAWNKGYGTELARALIHWGFAHLEVEKLVGVINPNNERSQRVLEKAGMNYVGCSRYWNNEVSLYEIQKAV; via the coding sequence ATGATGAGTCTTTTTTTAGAAACGAAAAACTTAATTATTAATACGCCAGCATTATCTGATTTTAATGATTTATACGCCTTACAATCTGACGCTGACGTGATGAAATATATTGGTCAGGGCGTGCGTACGGAGGCTGAGGTTCTGAGTGGTTTAGAGAAGGCTATTGCGCATTATCAGAAACACAATTTTAGTCTGGGCAGTGTATTTGCAAAAGAAAGTAAGGTATTTGTTGGGCGGGCAGGTTTAATTTATCTGGCGTATGACGATAGCCAACCAGACATAGAAGTGGGGTATGCTCTAACGAAAAATGCATGGAATAAAGGTTATGGTACAGAGTTAGCTCGGGCTCTGATTCATTGGGGATTTGCACATCTCGAAGTTGAAAAACTTGTTGGGGTTATTAATCCTAATAATGAACGTTCACAGCGAGTGTTGGAAAAAGCAGGAATGAATTATGTTGGCTGTTCGCGGTATTGGAATAATGAAGTAAGCTTATATGAGATTCAAAAGGCAGTGTGA
- a CDS encoding aminoglycoside phosphotransferase family protein, with protein sequence MKMLRQNITNIYGSQGTEWIANLPALITSLTNHWGLREVTPVVNMTFNYVAKAILNNEEPVVLKISYDRQSIFNEQHALTSLGPRGSIKLIDYNCKYNALLLQQAVPGITLKSLYREQPDYVMDCYVETMQRLHQHQPQLKQSPHPQVADWLKVLESPTLQQIPITMLDKAVALRNKLLASPKPLIFLHGDLHHDNILKHDNKWLAIDPKGVIGEPEFEIAAFDFMYIHELTTTPDVKSLFARRVELLAKKSGLDAQRINDWVLVRLILMAAWFIEDHGDPSSAIKLAELILS encoded by the coding sequence ATGAAAATGCTGAGGCAAAACATAACAAATATTTATGGTTCGCAAGGAACGGAGTGGATTGCTAATTTACCTGCTCTGATTACGTCACTTACAAATCATTGGGGCTTAAGAGAGGTAACTCCTGTTGTTAACATGACCTTTAATTATGTTGCTAAAGCCATCTTAAATAATGAGGAGCCAGTTGTCTTAAAAATTAGTTACGATAGGCAAAGTATTTTCAACGAACAACACGCTTTAACCAGCCTGGGGCCCCGTGGTTCTATTAAACTAATTGATTATAACTGCAAGTATAATGCTTTATTATTACAACAAGCAGTTCCTGGGATTACGCTTAAATCCTTATATCGAGAGCAACCAGATTATGTGATGGATTGTTATGTCGAGACAATGCAGCGACTCCACCAGCATCAACCACAGCTGAAACAATCCCCCCATCCTCAAGTTGCCGATTGGCTTAAAGTACTTGAGAGCCCTACGTTGCAACAAATACCTATTACTATGTTAGATAAGGCGGTTGCGTTAAGAAATAAACTCCTTGCCTCACCAAAGCCGCTTATTTTCTTACATGGCGATTTACATCATGACAATATTTTAAAACATGATAATAAATGGCTAGCAATTGATCCCAAAGGGGTTATTGGCGAGCCAGAGTTTGAAATTGCCGCTTTTGATTTTATGTATATTCACGAGCTTACAACAACCCCTGATGTTAAAAGTCTCTTTGCTAGGCGGGTTGAACTGCTTGCAAAAAAATCAGGGCTTGATGCGCAGCGGATCAACGATTGGGTATTGGTACGCTTAATTTTGATGGCTGCATGGTTTATTGAGGATCATGGTGATCCAAGTTCAGCAATAAAATTAGCTGAGCTTATACTGTCTTGA
- the dbpA gene encoding ATP-dependent RNA helicase DbpA: protein MIQSDLPMFSQLPLREELLKSLNSLNYENMTPIQMQSLPIILNHEDIIAQAKTGSGKTATFGLSLLNNLKISFFGAQALVLCPTRELAEQVSQAIRRLACLMPNVKIINLSGGIPMKPQLDSLRHGAHIIVGTPGRVLKHLKGGSLDLSQLKTLVLDEADRMLDMGFLDDITSIISATPKQRQTLLFSATYPEEIKQLSKQFMKNPKEIVVETPEDEIDIEQRFYEVAKQAQKFSVLKSLLLHHQPASTLIFCNTKQQTADVTDQLIHEGFSAIALNGDMEQVDRDLAVLRFANQSCSILVATDVAARGLDIKELPAVINFDLAFDHDVHIHRIGRTGRAGNKGIALSITTPADAQRLCAIEENQPAPIVWGNTNEFANSNSTRLVPEMVTLCLASGKKDKIRPGDILGALTKDAGLAGTTIGKINVTAMHSYVAIHRNHVDKAYQYLQNGKLKGRKIHVRKIS from the coding sequence ATGATCCAATCTGACCTCCCCATGTTCTCTCAGCTACCGCTGCGCGAAGAATTATTAAAGAGTCTTAATTCGTTAAATTACGAAAATATGACTCCCATCCAAATGCAAAGTCTGCCCATAATCCTTAACCATGAGGATATTATTGCTCAGGCAAAAACCGGAAGTGGAAAGACTGCTACTTTTGGTTTATCCCTATTAAATAATTTAAAAATTTCGTTTTTTGGTGCACAAGCTTTGGTTCTTTGCCCTACCCGTGAATTGGCAGAGCAAGTAAGCCAGGCAATTCGTCGCTTAGCCTGTTTGATGCCCAATGTTAAAATTATTAATTTGTCCGGTGGCATACCAATGAAACCCCAATTGGATTCATTAAGGCATGGAGCACATATCATTGTAGGAACACCGGGGCGAGTCCTTAAGCATTTAAAAGGTGGCTCCTTAGATTTGAGTCAGCTAAAAACTTTAGTTTTAGATGAAGCGGATCGCATGCTTGATATGGGATTTTTAGATGACATCACCAGTATCATTTCAGCGACTCCCAAACAACGCCAAACCTTACTTTTTTCTGCGACCTATCCTGAAGAAATAAAACAACTATCAAAGCAGTTTATGAAGAACCCGAAAGAAATTGTTGTGGAAACCCCAGAAGATGAAATTGATATCGAACAACGATTTTATGAAGTAGCAAAACAAGCTCAGAAGTTTTCCGTATTAAAATCATTGTTACTGCATCATCAACCCGCTTCCACATTAATCTTCTGTAATACTAAACAGCAAACAGCTGACGTGACCGACCAACTTATTCATGAAGGCTTTAGTGCAATTGCGCTAAATGGCGATATGGAGCAAGTAGATCGTGATCTAGCAGTCTTACGTTTTGCCAATCAAAGTTGTTCTATCCTAGTTGCAACGGATGTAGCCGCGCGCGGGCTTGATATTAAGGAGCTTCCTGCTGTTATTAATTTTGATCTTGCTTTTGATCATGACGTGCATATTCACCGTATTGGCCGAACCGGACGGGCTGGAAATAAAGGTATTGCTTTAAGCATTACCACGCCAGCAGATGCACAACGACTTTGTGCTATTGAAGAAAACCAACCCGCCCCCATTGTCTGGGGAAACACGAATGAGTTTGCCAATAGCAACTCTACTCGGCTAGTGCCAGAAATGGTTACCCTATGCCTTGCTTCTGGTAAGAAAGATAAAATTCGTCCGGGAGACATTCTGGGTGCATTGACCAAAGATGCTGGATTGGCAGGAACTACGATCGGTAAAATTAATGTCACGGCCATGCATTCCTATGTTGCAATTCACCGCAACCATGTCGACAAAGCCTATCAGTATTTACAAAATGGGAAATTAAAAGGCCGCAAAATCCATGTTCGTAAAATTAGTTAA
- a CDS encoding ABC-F family ATP-binding cassette domain-containing protein: MLEVKSLSMLFGPKSLFQNVDLTLLPTQRYGVVGANGTGKSTFLKILSGEEQASQGSVEKAKMHKIGFLKQDHFRYEQDRLIDVVIRGNPVLWDALTEKESLYSKEEFTEEDGFRLSELEEIVMNQGGYEAEATVKNLLLGLGIAEKFHYGPLSALSGGYKLRVLLAQVLYQQPDIMLLDEPTNHLDIVSIAWLEEFLKTSFKGLLIFISHDRSFLNNTSTNILDIDYDTILDYPGNYDKFCFAKEERLRLKQSELKNQEKRIDALQGFVDRFGAKASKASQAASRQKMIDRIELVEIKDSNIFKPYFNFQQKKSSGKVVVTVDQLHKKFDERVLLKNVSLTIQRGDKCAIIGPNGIGKSTFLKILLKELHADQGNFEWSDTVKVGYFAQDYRTQLNPEQTILQWMEDHIAAPSQEIRKVLGQVLFRGADVDKKIGVLSGGESARLIMAKLILEKHNALIFDEPTNHLDLESIDALIEAIQLFPGTVLFVSHNRYFIDDIATRIIVLTEQYGVQDFLGNYNDYLEQYGKDYLATA, encoded by the coding sequence ATGTTAGAAGTAAAAAGCTTAAGTATGTTGTTTGGACCAAAATCGTTATTCCAAAATGTGGATTTGACCTTACTGCCTACGCAACGTTATGGTGTAGTCGGTGCCAATGGCACTGGAAAGTCTACTTTTTTAAAAATATTATCAGGCGAAGAACAAGCATCACAGGGTTCCGTTGAAAAAGCAAAAATGCATAAAATAGGCTTTTTGAAGCAAGATCATTTCCGTTATGAGCAAGATCGCCTAATTGATGTGGTAATTCGTGGAAATCCTGTTTTATGGGATGCACTTACCGAAAAAGAGAGTTTGTATTCTAAAGAAGAGTTTACCGAAGAAGATGGCTTTCGACTCAGCGAATTAGAAGAAATAGTGATGAATCAAGGAGGCTATGAAGCCGAAGCTACCGTAAAAAACTTATTGCTTGGTTTAGGTATCGCCGAAAAATTTCATTATGGTCCATTGAGTGCGTTATCAGGCGGTTACAAATTACGTGTTTTATTGGCACAAGTTCTGTATCAGCAACCCGATATTATGTTGCTTGATGAACCAACCAACCATTTGGATATTGTCTCGATTGCTTGGCTGGAAGAGTTTCTAAAAACTTCATTTAAAGGATTATTGATATTTATTTCGCATGACCGAAGTTTTCTCAACAATACTTCCACGAACATCCTCGATATCGACTACGACACGATCCTGGATTACCCAGGTAATTATGACAAATTTTGTTTTGCTAAAGAGGAACGCTTACGCTTGAAACAAAGTGAGCTGAAAAATCAGGAAAAACGAATTGATGCATTGCAAGGCTTTGTTGATCGCTTTGGTGCAAAAGCAAGTAAGGCCAGTCAGGCGGCTTCACGACAAAAAATGATCGATCGCATTGAATTGGTCGAGATTAAAGACTCGAATATTTTCAAACCTTATTTTAACTTTCAGCAGAAGAAATCTTCAGGCAAAGTAGTCGTCACAGTAGATCAGTTGCACAAAAAATTTGATGAACGCGTTTTATTAAAAAATGTATCCCTTACCATTCAACGTGGCGATAAATGTGCCATTATCGGGCCCAATGGTATTGGCAAATCAACATTCCTAAAAATTTTATTAAAAGAATTACATGCCGATCAGGGGAATTTTGAATGGAGTGATACGGTAAAGGTTGGTTATTTTGCCCAGGATTATCGAACACAACTGAATCCAGAGCAAACTATTTTGCAATGGATGGAAGATCATATAGCCGCCCCTAGCCAGGAAATTAGAAAGGTGCTGGGGCAAGTATTATTCCGCGGAGCGGATGTTGATAAGAAAATTGGCGTATTAAGTGGCGGGGAGTCCGCTCGCCTAATTATGGCCAAATTAATTTTGGAAAAACATAATGCGTTGATCTTTGATGAGCCAACTAACCATTTAGATCTTGAATCTATCGATGCATTAATCGAAGCCATTCAGCTGTTTCCTGGTACTGTATTATTTGTCAGTCATAATCGTTATTTTATTGATGATATCGCAACACGTATCATTGTCTTGACTGAACAATATGGGGTTCAGGATTTTCTCGGTAATTATAATGATTATTTAGAACAGTATGGTAAGGATTATCTGGCAACGGCATAA
- a CDS encoding potassium channel family protein, whose amino-acid sequence MMALIKKWRFLFLFFVILVFCLFKAIEAQTGKQSLADLFLVALIIVSLLAIAEHKQRLIHGLFILGMLEIVLIAVSMWLISFPDHFLKLLFGLLFFLLMTVTCIKLTLQDKTISVTTLFGSLSAYLFIGLTFAYLYLLVYLIYPQAITGLEPYADTRAIYFSFITLTTVGYGDVVATAPIMQCLSWMEAFCGQAYLAIFIAQLVGRYASKP is encoded by the coding sequence ATGATGGCTCTTATAAAAAAATGGCGTTTCCTTTTTTTATTCTTTGTTATTTTAGTTTTTTGCTTATTTAAAGCCATTGAAGCACAAACAGGCAAGCAGTCACTTGCAGATTTGTTTTTAGTGGCGCTAATTATTGTAAGTTTGCTAGCAATCGCGGAGCATAAACAAAGACTGATTCACGGCTTATTTATTTTAGGCATGTTAGAAATAGTTCTAATTGCCGTGAGCATGTGGCTAATCAGTTTTCCGGATCATTTTTTAAAATTACTCTTCGGATTACTTTTTTTCCTCTTAATGACAGTTACTTGCATCAAACTGACATTACAGGATAAGACAATTAGTGTAACGACCTTATTTGGCTCCCTCTCTGCTTATCTGTTTATCGGTTTAACTTTTGCCTATTTATATTTACTTGTTTATTTAATATATCCCCAAGCAATCACCGGTTTAGAGCCCTATGCCGACACCAGAGCAATTTATTTCTCATTCATCACCTTAACTACCGTAGGATACGGCGATGTGGTAGCTACCGCTCCTATTATGCAATGCTTGTCTTGGATGGAAGCCTTCTGCGGCCAAGCCTATTTAGCCATTTTTATTGCTCAACTGGTAGGAAGATATGCGTCGAAACCTTGA